The Spirosoma sp. SC4-14 DNA window GACAAAGCCGGTAAAGCTACGTTGGTCAATAGTTTACCGTATGGCCAGATCGCTGATCTGTCGAAAGCAGTGGGTCGGGTCAATGGTGGCCAGCGAACAGGCTGGATGAATTATGCCGGAGGGCAGTATATCGACTCGTTTACGGATAGTAGTGGCGATGTCTGGCTGTTGTTGCAGCGGCAGGCCGATACGCCCGGTGGCAGAGCAGTGGTATCGGAGCCTTCGACCTCTTCGCCCACCTCCAAACTGATTGGCTTTGCTAACAAACTCAATCAGATTGCCAATCAGCCGACACGGGCGGTAGCTCCAGCCACCGTAACGAGTGAATCAGGCAAAACCTACAGCGATCTGTTTGTGCTGCATTTCGACGGGAACCTAAAGCTAAAAGAGCAAACCGTTGTTGCGCTGGAACCAACCCCCGAACCGGTTCGCTTCAAACGGTCTGTACGATCGGCTGGTTCCGATTATGTGTTCAACAACGCGGCCAATACCCGGCTAAGTATGCGGGGTGGCGTCGTATCGGTGCAACGCCTGACGCCTTTGGAGAGCATGCCACTAACCGCGCCCGACCGCGATAATTTTTTGATCGACGAAGCCTCGGGCAAAATTTATGTACTTTATGGAGTACCCAGAAAACCCGGCCTGGCCCAGTTGGCGACCTATATGCTTGACTAAATCGATCCACTAATCGATTTAGTCAAATAACTCCTTTTTTGAGACTGCTCACTTAATGATGGCATAGTCGTAACAAGACGTTTATAACTAGACATACTTCTCGACCGCGCCACTGTTTCGCGAGCAGTCTCCAGTTTTCATCAATCATCGACTAATACAGGTGAGCTATTCTGAACAGAAAATATAACTCACCCCACCAGCGACTTCCGATAGGCACTAGGCGTTTGACCCGTTACGTCGCGGAAGGTTTTGTTAAAATGTGACAGGTTGTTGAAACCAACGGCAAAACCTACATCGGCAACTGTGCGCGACGACTGGAGCATTCGCCGGGCCTGATTGACCCGATACTCATTCACAAAATCCGTAAACGTCAGTTGGGTCATGCGCTTGAAGTAACGGCAAAAAGCCGGAACTGTCAGACTGGCCAGATCGGCCACCTGACGAATATCCAACGGTCTGGCATAATGATGCTCCACATAGTGGCACACACGGTTGATACGTTCCTGCTCTTTGGGGTTGAGGTCGAACTGAACACCATCGGCATGAAGAGGCTCTACGTCCAGCGCATCGGCCAATTGTTTCAATACCCGCAGGAGAGTTAGCATCCGTTCGTAGGGCGGCTGCTCAGGCAATTGCTTTAGCGAAGGAGCCACCAGTTGTTTCGTATGCGTACCAAATACCAATCCAACGTGCGACCGTTCGAACAAGCGCCGAATGCTGGCCAGTTCGGGCCGTTGCAGAAAGGATTCGCCCAGAAAGTCCTCACGTAGCTGCACAACAATTTCCTCAAACTGGCCTTTCTTGCCAGAGCTAAAGTTGAGGTGCGGCAAATTAGGCCCAATAAACGCTAGTTCGCCTTCTTCATAATACGACACATTGGTACCTACCCGACGACGGCCATTGCCAAACGGGATGTAAACAATTTCGTATTCGGGATGATAATGCCAGTAGACCCGACACGTTTCAGGCTCTGTATGATGCACAACCCGGAACGAACTCCCCGCTTCGGGTTCAATCTTTTCGAACTGAAGTTTCATAACAGAAGGTGACTGGCCGATGCGTTTTCAGGCTCCTGATTTGTTCTATTTTGTCGGCCCACCGACAAATGAAAGAAACCGCACACGGCTTTAAAACGTTTATAAGTCAACAGAGTGCTAACACGAAACAGCATGAAACGAATTCATTTATTTGCGCTAAGCCTGCTCATCCTGACAGGCTGCGCACAAGGTCAGTCGAAAGACTATACATTCGCCAAACTTCCGGCACCCAAATCGGGCGAAGCTGTAGCTACGTTTGCAGGCGGCTGCTTTTGGGCCATGGAAGAAGGCATGAACCAGCTTAAAGGCGTTCACAAAGTTATTTCGGGCTATGCCGGTGGCACAACCAAAAACCCAACTTACGAACAGGTCTGCACCGACCAGACTGGTCATGCCGAATCGGTACAGGTTTATTACGACCCTAAAGTAATTACCTATCCGCAGTTGCTGGATGCCTTTTTTGCGGGCCATGACCCCACCACACTAAACCGTCAGGGCCCCGACGTTGGCCGCGACTATCGCTCGATGATTTTTTACCGGACACCCGCCGAAAAAGCCGAAATCGAGGCCGCTATCAAACGGGTCAACGAGTCGGGTCATTACAGTGGTAAGGTTGTAACGGAGGTGGAGCCGTTTAAAGTTTTCTACCCAGCCGAAAATTATCACCAGAACTATTTTGCGCTGCACCCCGACCAGCCCTACATCCAGCGGGTGTCGCTGCCGAAGGTCGAAAAACTTCGGAAAGCAATGGCTGGACACCTCAAAAATAATACGGGGTTAACAATGAATGAATAACCACTGGAATAAATAGGTTAATAGACCATTAGTTACGGATAATAGATAAACAAAATAGCCAGCGTTTGCTGGCTATTTTTGCATTATGAATACAACCCTTTCGGTCAATAAGTCCCCCAGGAATCCGTTTATTCGCAACCTGCTGACATTTTTCCTGAATCGGCGTGCGCTGGCTATTGGATTGGTGTTTGCCTCCGATAGCCTATTGTTGGGTAGCTGGGTAGCTCATATACCCCACGTAAAGGCCAAACTACACCTGTCGGATGTCGATTTAGGGCTTACGCTCTTTGCGATGCCCGTGGGCTTATTGATTATGAACCCACTAACCGGCTGGGTTATTAGTAAACTGGGCGAAGCCAAAGCCTGCTTCTGGTCGGCAGTTGGGCTGGCACTCTGCGTACTCATTCCGATCAATGCACCAAACCAGTTCATATTGGCTGGGGGTTTGTTGCTGATGGGCCTTTGTACGGCGCTCATCAACGTCGCCATGAATACCTGCGCAACTAACCTCGAACGCGCCGAAAACATTGTGATTATGTCGGCCTGCCACGGTATGTGGAGTTTGGGCGGTCTGCTCGGATCGGGGATCGCCGGTGTTGTCATTGCGATGCATATGCTGCCTGCGGTTCACGTAGCGGTCATGTCGGGATTGATATTGATGCTGACATTTGCATTACAGCCTATTCTGGCACGGATTCCATCGAGCAGCCGAACCGAAACCGGCGAAAAGAGCGGTTCATCCTTTGTTCGTCCGAATGTTGACCTGCTACTGATGATTCTGATTGGACTGGCGCTCGCCATGGGCGAGGGGGCAGCTTTCGACTGGAGTGCGGTCTATCTGCGCGAAACCCTTGGTGCCAGCAGCCAGGTAGCAGCTCTTGGCTTTGGGAGTTTCTCGCTAATGATGACCAGTTTCCGGTTTGTAGGCGATGCTATTCTGGTTCGAATTGGTGGTAAACGCTGGCTTCAAATCGGTGGAGTAATGGCTGCTTTGGGCCTTCTGTTAGCTATTGTTTTGCCCTATCCAACTACGGCTCTGCTTGGCTTTGCCATACTGGGAGCTGGCTGTTCGCTGGGAGCACCGGTTTTGTATGCAGCCTCCATGCGCGTACCGGGTATTCCGCCAGCGGCTGGTCTGGCCACGTTTGCTACCTTTAGCTTCATTGGCTTTCTGGCGGGTCCCCCCTTAATTGGATTCGTAGCCGAAGCATTCGGACTTTACTATGGGCTCGGGTTTGTGGCTATTATGCTGTTCATCTCGGCCGGATTAGGCAAACTCGTCAAACTTTTTTAGGCAATCGTCATTGATCAGTAGTTATTAGTGCCGACAGTACTAATAACTACTGACTACCATCCAATACACATCTTTAGTATGAAAGCAGTAATTTTTGATATGGATGGGGTTATCGTTGATACGAACCCGCATCACCGCGCAGCCTGGCGCGAGTATTACCAGCGCAATGGAAAAACCTTAAGCGATAGCGATTTTATTCAGTACGTTTCTGGCAAACATAACAACGATATTGTTGCTCATCTGTTTGCCGGTCAAACGCTTACGCCTGAAGAAACCCTTCGGCTCGCTCATGAGAAAGAAGCGCTGTTTCGCGACATCTATCGGCCGGTCATTACCCCGGTTCCGGGTCTGATCGATTTTCTGAAAACGCTGAAAACAGCCGGCATCCATACGGCCGTAGCTACCTCGGCCCCGGTCGAAAATCTCAATTTTGTGATCGAAGCGCTTGGTCTGAACGCTTATTTCGACGCACTGCTGAACGAAAGTATGGTTAGCCATCCAAAACCCGATCCTGAAATCTACCAGAAAGCGATGACCATGCTGGGTGTTGATCCGGCTGATAGTGTCATTTTCGAAGATTCCATGACCGGTATTCAGGCTGCCAAAGCCTCGGGGGCACGGGTCGTTGGCGTAGCCACTACGCAAACGCCCGACGAACTGCGCCCCTTTGTCGACGATGTCATCCGGGACTTTAGCGAGATGTCACTCGATCGGGCGCAGCAGTTGGTTAACGTTTTTTAACGTGAATTTTACCATCTTCTACGGCAAAAAATGTAACTTTACGGAGAACTGTGCAGAACCTGTGCCACCGCGCCGAGCAGTGGCACAGGTTGTTTTTATAAGCTGTATGCGTCACCTGACTGTTGTTTGTCTGATCCTGTTGATTATAGTTGCTGAGCGGAATACCGCATGGGCACAAGGCAAATATGTTATTGGTACGGTAGTGGATCAAACCAGCAAAAAACCGGTCGATAAAGTTACGGTTGTCAATCAACGTACCCGTCAGCGTGCCCGTACCAACACAACCGGTCGGTTCTTTATTACGGCCCAACCCGGCGATTCGCTTATTCTGACCAGCCAACTCTATAACCGTACTGGCATTCGCTACGACGGCTCCGAAAATCCGACCATTACAGCCCTGGCGCTTCCGCCAATGCCTTATCGCGTGGTAGACCTCGACGAGGTTACCGTAACGGGCAAACGCTATGAAGAAGTGAAGCAGGAGATTCAGCAACTGCTCGATGAACCTGTTGCGTCTAAAAAAGTAACC harbors:
- a CDS encoding AraC family transcriptional regulator produces the protein MKLQFEKIEPEAGSSFRVVHHTEPETCRVYWHYHPEYEIVYIPFGNGRRRVGTNVSYYEEGELAFIGPNLPHLNFSSGKKGQFEEIVVQLREDFLGESFLQRPELASIRRLFERSHVGLVFGTHTKQLVAPSLKQLPEQPPYERMLTLLRVLKQLADALDVEPLHADGVQFDLNPKEQERINRVCHYVEHHYARPLDIRQVADLASLTVPAFCRYFKRMTQLTFTDFVNEYRVNQARRMLQSSRTVADVGFAVGFNNLSHFNKTFRDVTGQTPSAYRKSLVG
- the msrA gene encoding peptide-methionine (S)-S-oxide reductase MsrA — its product is MKRIHLFALSLLILTGCAQGQSKDYTFAKLPAPKSGEAVATFAGGCFWAMEEGMNQLKGVHKVISGYAGGTTKNPTYEQVCTDQTGHAESVQVYYDPKVITYPQLLDAFFAGHDPTTLNRQGPDVGRDYRSMIFYRTPAEKAEIEAAIKRVNESGHYSGKVVTEVEPFKVFYPAENYHQNYFALHPDQPYIQRVSLPKVEKLRKAMAGHLKNNTGLTMNE
- a CDS encoding MFS transporter, producing the protein MNTTLSVNKSPRNPFIRNLLTFFLNRRALAIGLVFASDSLLLGSWVAHIPHVKAKLHLSDVDLGLTLFAMPVGLLIMNPLTGWVISKLGEAKACFWSAVGLALCVLIPINAPNQFILAGGLLLMGLCTALINVAMNTCATNLERAENIVIMSACHGMWSLGGLLGSGIAGVVIAMHMLPAVHVAVMSGLILMLTFALQPILARIPSSSRTETGEKSGSSFVRPNVDLLLMILIGLALAMGEGAAFDWSAVYLRETLGASSQVAALGFGSFSLMMTSFRFVGDAILVRIGGKRWLQIGGVMAALGLLLAIVLPYPTTALLGFAILGAGCSLGAPVLYAASMRVPGIPPAAGLATFATFSFIGFLAGPPLIGFVAEAFGLYYGLGFVAIMLFISAGLGKLVKLF
- a CDS encoding HAD family phosphatase → MKAVIFDMDGVIVDTNPHHRAAWREYYQRNGKTLSDSDFIQYVSGKHNNDIVAHLFAGQTLTPEETLRLAHEKEALFRDIYRPVITPVPGLIDFLKTLKTAGIHTAVATSAPVENLNFVIEALGLNAYFDALLNESMVSHPKPDPEIYQKAMTMLGVDPADSVIFEDSMTGIQAAKASGARVVGVATTQTPDELRPFVDDVIRDFSEMSLDRAQQLVNVF